The proteins below are encoded in one region of Mesoplasma melaleucae:
- the cmk gene encoding (d)CMP kinase, whose amino-acid sequence MRKKIVVAVDGTAGSGKTVTFNKVAKKIGYHFIDTGLMYRAFTLLCIELKINFNDKAEIIEALNKFNFSVKNSKPHLNKKEVSKRIQENDIVKFINYVTPIPEVRKYMVSAQRVMVKGGGYIEIGRDITTVVLPDADLKIYLDSSVEARAQRRFIQNEKLKIKNNNLEEIKDLIIKRDEQDFKNGLRKVDDAWLIDNSNIPVQDVVNMVIDKIKELEGK is encoded by the coding sequence ATGAGAAAGAAAATTGTTGTAGCTGTTGATGGAACAGCAGGAAGTGGAAAAACTGTTACTTTTAATAAAGTTGCTAAAAAAATTGGCTATCATTTTATTGATACAGGTTTAATGTATCGAGCATTTACTTTATTATGTATTGAATTAAAAATTAATTTTAATGATAAAGCAGAGATTATTGAAGCATTGAACAAATTTAATTTTTCAGTCAAAAATAGTAAACCTCATTTAAATAAAAAAGAAGTTTCAAAAAGAATTCAAGAAAATGACATTGTTAAATTTATTAATTATGTAACTCCAATTCCCGAAGTAAGAAAATACATGGTAAGTGCACAACGTGTAATGGTAAAAGGCGGAGGTTATATTGAAATTGGAAGAGATATCACAACTGTTGTATTACCAGATGCTGATTTAAAGATTTATTTAGATTCAAGTGTTGAAGCTAGAGCACAAAGAAGATTTATACAAAATGAAAAATTAAAGATTAAAAATAATAATCTAGAAGAAATAAAAGATTTGATAATTAAAAGAGATGAGCAAGACTTTAAAAATGGATTAAGAAAAGTAGATGATGCTTGATTAATTGATAATTCAAATATACCAGTTCAAGATGTTGTTAATATGGTTATTGATAAAATAAAAGAATTGGAAGGTAAGTAA
- the rsmB gene encoding 16S rRNA (cytosine(967)-C(5))-methyltransferase RsmB, producing the protein MILVETNNSRKIAFEILKKVFKNKSFSNILLNDVSKMQITEKFKNLIFAIVHGTITNQILLDQVSRKLIDVKKTNINVQILLWMSIYQIRFLKTIPQYAIVNESVIIAKSINHKFSGLMNACLKKVINSEEELFDFSMFDEERRICIENSFPKSLFNLIKKGYGIGIAKKVAIDSNEKPVISFRVNTLKTNAEDFYINNQETYELEKTTIKDCLISKKAIVKSPSYVNGEITIQDPASILVSNVLNPSKDTNVLDMCSAPGGKLTHLSMLMENTGHITAYEISENKIKLIKENIERLGCTNIDLKCGDATLINQKEFFDHILLDAPCSGFGVLKRKPEIKINNIEVNSIKAIVDIQEKLLDTAYFNLKTNGTIVYSTCTINPDENQNQIKKFISKYKNIEIVEENQLFGYEMNTDGFYICKMMKK; encoded by the coding sequence GTGATTTTAGTGGAGACTAATAACTCAAGAAAAATTGCATTTGAAATATTGAAAAAAGTTTTTAAAAATAAATCTTTTTCAAATATTCTTTTAAATGATGTTTCAAAAATGCAAATCACTGAAAAATTTAAGAACTTAATTTTTGCAATAGTACATGGTACTATTACAAATCAAATCTTACTTGATCAAGTTTCAAGAAAATTAATTGATGTTAAAAAAACAAATATCAATGTACAAATTTTATTATGAATGAGTATTTATCAAATTCGTTTTTTAAAAACAATTCCTCAATATGCAATTGTTAATGAATCAGTTATAATTGCTAAATCAATCAATCATAAATTTTCTGGACTAATGAATGCATGTTTAAAAAAAGTAATTAATAGCGAAGAAGAGCTATTTGATTTTTCTATGTTTGATGAAGAAAGAAGAATTTGTATTGAAAACTCATTTCCAAAAAGTTTATTTAATTTAATTAAAAAAGGATACGGAATTGGAATAGCAAAAAAAGTTGCTATTGATTCAAATGAAAAGCCAGTTATCAGTTTTAGAGTAAATACTCTAAAAACTAACGCAGAAGATTTTTATATAAATAATCAAGAAACTTATGAATTAGAAAAAACTACAATTAAAGATTGCTTAATTTCAAAAAAAGCAATTGTTAAAAGCCCAAGTTATGTAAACGGTGAAATAACAATTCAAGATCCAGCGTCAATTCTAGTAAGTAATGTTTTAAATCCATCAAAAGATACTAATGTTTTAGATATGTGTAGTGCTCCAGGTGGAAAGTTAACTCATTTAAGTATGCTAATGGAAAATACTGGTCACATTACTGCTTATGAAATAAGTGAAAATAAAATAAAGCTTATAAAAGAAAATATTGAAAGATTAGGTTGTACAAATATTGATTTAAAATGCGGTGATGCTACTTTAATCAATCAAAAAGAATTCTTTGATCATATTCTTTTAGATGCTCCTTGTTCAGGGTTTGGTGTTTTAAAAAGAAAACCTGAAATTAAAATTAATAATATTGAAGTTAATAGCATTAAAGCAATTGTTGATATTCAAGAAAAACTATTAGATACTGCTTATTTTAATCTTAAAACAAACGGTACTATCGTTTATTCAACTTGTACAATTAATCCAGATGAAAATCAAAATCAAATTAAGAAGTTTATATCAAAATATAAAAACATCGAAATAGTTGAAGAAAATCAGTTATTTGGTTATGAAATGAACACAGATGGATTTTACATTTGTAAAATGATGAAAAAATAG
- the gmk gene encoding guanylate kinase: protein MKNKGKMIIISGPSGVGKGSVNGQLLTNKDLKLEYSVSMTTRAPREGEVDGVNYFFVTKEEFVKAIVNNELIEYANFVGNSYGTPRKYVEEKLNEGKNVILEIEVDGATQVLRNEENVLSIFLMPPTLNELEARIKGRATESDDKIKSRLDKALLEIPLKHNYDYIVENDSVQNAVAKITDILIREKCAAKNTESKFKKLVKIVEEIVDEKYIYFVNNWEANVKLLANNREDKEKAKNFVARDQLIKILSSEVYRKTLAHGDFAKINEKEYVDFKIQKLMFKINFFSIQQRSDFSGD from the coding sequence ATGAAGAATAAAGGAAAAATGATTATTATATCAGGACCAAGTGGAGTTGGTAAGGGAAGTGTTAATGGTCAACTTCTTACTAATAAAGACTTAAAATTAGAATACTCAGTATCAATGACAACAAGAGCACCACGTGAAGGTGAAGTTGATGGTGTTAACTACTTCTTTGTTACAAAAGAAGAATTTGTTAAAGCAATTGTTAACAATGAATTAATCGAGTATGCAAATTTTGTTGGTAATTCATATGGAACTCCAAGAAAATATGTTGAAGAAAAATTAAACGAAGGCAAAAATGTAATTTTAGAAATTGAAGTTGATGGAGCAACACAAGTGCTTAGAAATGAAGAAAATGTTTTATCTATTTTTTTAATGCCACCAACTTTAAATGAATTAGAAGCAAGAATTAAAGGTAGAGCAACTGAATCTGATGACAAAATTAAATCAAGATTAGATAAAGCTTTATTAGAAATTCCATTAAAGCATAACTATGACTATATTGTTGAAAACGATTCAGTTCAAAATGCTGTAGCAAAAATAACAGACATTTTAATTAGAGAAAAATGTGCTGCAAAAAATACAGAATCTAAATTTAAAAAACTAGTTAAAATTGTAGAAGAAATTGTTGATGAAAAATATATTTATTTTGTTAATAACTGAGAAGCAAACGTTAAATTATTAGCTAACAATCGTGAAGATAAAGAAAAAGCTAAAAACTTTGTTGCAAGAGATCAATTAATCAAAATATTATCATCAGAAGTTTACAGAAAAACTTTAGCTCATGGAGATTTTGCTAAGATAAATGAAAAAGAATATGTAGACTTTAAAATTCAAAAATTAATGTTCAAAATTAACTTTTTTAGTATTCAACAAAGAAGTGATTTTAGTGGAGACTAA
- the rsmD gene encoding 16S rRNA (guanine(966)-N(2))-methyltransferase RsmD, whose translation MNVISGKYKGLKLNTLEGMNTRPTLTRIKEDAFNIIDNYFIFDGKRSLDIFGGSGALSIEGLSRGIDFAVTNDFSRNALNVIKSNLAKTKSSNWEIYNKDYLELLEYLGFKKEKFDLIYMDPPFAKIESYNKVFKKLFELNLLNNWSILMIESELPLNKAVISKFKLLKHKDYNKKHLYIIRLENKDEE comes from the coding sequence ATGAATGTAATTTCAGGCAAATATAAAGGATTAAAATTAAATACTCTTGAAGGTATGAATACAAGACCAACCTTAACAAGAATTAAAGAAGATGCATTTAATATCATTGATAATTACTTTATTTTTGATGGTAAAAGAAGTCTTGACATTTTTGGAGGCAGCGGTGCTTTGTCAATTGAAGGATTAAGTCGTGGGATTGATTTTGCAGTTACAAATGATTTCTCTAGAAATGCTTTAAATGTAATAAAAAGTAATTTAGCTAAAACAAAATCTTCAAACTGAGAAATTTACAATAAAGACTATTTGGAATTGCTTGAATATTTAGGATTTAAAAAAGAAAAATTTGATTTGATTTACATGGATCCACCATTTGCAAAAATTGAATCATATAATAAAGTTTTTAAAAAACTATTTGAATTAAACTTATTAAATAATTGATCAATACTAATGATTGAATCAGAACTACCATTAAATAAAGCAGTTATTTCAAAATTTAAACTATTAAAACATAAAGATTACAATAAGAAACATTTATACATTATAAGATTGGAAAACAAAGATGAAGAATAA
- a CDS encoding NAD(+)/NADH kinase codes for MKYSIVKNDYDESKKVAEDLLKILTEKEWVEDEQNSNYIFVIGGDGTFLKAAEIFNNILSDVIFVPIKSGGIGFYTNHNRISDIKEILNNIEEQTPIEISVLEANKYKVINEIKIINNLRPLEADVLIDGELLETFKGTGLVFTTSGGSTGFSKSHNGAVIIDENNIFQMLEIAPVSNKNFTTLNAPIIFSRKHKVEVLIKKINDVEIIVDSRRCQLPPNNTIKIQLSKKNVKLISKNSEKLTKTKLLNYIFTTNKPYK; via the coding sequence ATGAAATATAGTATTGTAAAAAATGATTATGATGAATCAAAAAAAGTTGCAGAAGATCTTTTAAAAATTTTAACTGAAAAAGAATGGGTTGAAGATGAACAAAATTCAAATTATATTTTTGTAATTGGAGGAGATGGAACATTTTTAAAGGCTGCTGAAATATTTAATAATATTTTAAGTGATGTAATTTTTGTTCCAATTAAATCTGGAGGAATTGGGTTTTACACAAACCATAATCGAATTTCTGATATTAAAGAAATTTTAAATAATATTGAAGAACAAACACCAATTGAAATTTCAGTCCTTGAAGCGAATAAATACAAAGTAATTAACGAAATTAAAATTATAAATAATTTGAGACCATTAGAAGCAGATGTTTTAATTGATGGAGAATTACTAGAAACGTTTAAAGGAACGGGATTAGTATTTACAACTTCAGGTGGAAGTACAGGATTTTCAAAATCACATAATGGCGCAGTTATCATTGATGAAAATAATATTTTTCAAATGTTAGAAATAGCGCCTGTTTCAAATAAAAATTTTACAACATTAAATGCACCAATTATTTTTTCAAGAAAACATAAAGTAGAAGTTTTAATTAAAAAAATTAACGATGTCGAAATCATTGTTGATAGTCGAAGATGTCAATTACCACCGAACAATACTATAAAAATTCAACTAAGCAAAAAGAATGTTAAGTTAATTTCTAAAAATAGTGAAAAGTTAACTAAGACTAAACTATTAAATTATATTTTTACAACAAATAAACCCTACAAGTAA
- the trpS gene encoding tryptophan--tRNA ligase: MQKDRMITGITPSGSMSLGNYLGVVKNLIEYQDQYDLFVFVANLHAITIPQDPTMLKAKTKEMTALYIACGLDPEKMTLFLQSDVVEHSQLGWILTTQSTMGELSRMTQFKDKSAKQGESENISIPTGLFTYPCLMAADILLYDPKYVPVGVDQKQHLELSRDIAIRMNNKYGEMHIVPEPILTKGNIKIMDLQDPTKKMSKSSNNPKAVIKMLDTPAEITNKIKSAITDSENLIKYDPVNKPGVSNLMNIYAIIKNFSIDDCHKRWAGKNYKDLKDDVTEALLELIIPIHEKYNEIIKGDYLKDVLENGALKAKKIAIKKVNKVQNKLGINWYRK; the protein is encoded by the coding sequence ATGCAAAAAGATAGAATGATTACTGGGATTACACCTAGTGGTTCAATGAGTTTAGGAAATTATTTAGGAGTTGTAAAAAATTTAATTGAATATCAAGATCAATATGATTTATTTGTTTTTGTTGCCAATTTACATGCAATTACAATTCCACAAGATCCTACAATGTTAAAAGCTAAAACAAAAGAAATGACAGCATTATATATAGCTTGTGGTTTAGATCCAGAAAAAATGACTCTTTTCTTACAATCAGATGTTGTTGAACATTCTCAACTAGGTTGAATCCTTACTACTCAATCAACAATGGGTGAATTATCAAGAATGACCCAATTTAAAGATAAATCTGCAAAACAAGGTGAAAGTGAAAATATTTCTATTCCTACTGGTTTATTTACTTATCCTTGTTTAATGGCTGCTGACATTTTATTATACGATCCAAAATATGTACCTGTTGGAGTTGATCAAAAACAACACTTAGAATTATCAAGAGATATTGCAATCAGAATGAATAATAAATATGGTGAAATGCATATCGTTCCTGAACCAATCTTAACAAAGGGTAATATTAAAATTATGGACTTACAAGATCCAACTAAAAAAATGAGTAAATCTAGTAATAATCCAAAAGCAGTTATCAAAATGTTAGATACTCCTGCTGAAATAACTAATAAAATCAAATCTGCTATAACAGATAGTGAAAATTTAATTAAATATGATCCTGTTAATAAACCAGGTGTTTCAAACTTGATGAACATATATGCAATTATCAAAAATTTCTCAATCGATGATTGCCATAAAAGATGAGCAGGAAAAAATTATAAAGATTTAAAAGATGATGTTACTGAAGCATTATTAGAATTAATTATTCCTATTCACGAAAAATATAATGAAATCATTAAAGGTGACTATTTAAAAGATGTGCTTGAAAATGGTGCTTTAAAAGCTAAAAAAATAGCAATTAAAAAAGTTAATAAAGTTCAAAATAAATTAGGAATTAACTGATATCGAAAATAA
- the rplT gene encoding 50S ribosomal protein L20 — translation MARVKFGKVTRARRKRWIKRAKGYYGTKHSSYKKAHEQVVRSMAYAFIGRKQKKRDFRKLWIVRINAAVRPYGLSYSRFMNGLKLANIDVNRKMLSELAISNPEQFKLLVDAANKALTAN, via the coding sequence ATGGCAAGAGTTAAATTTGGAAAAGTAACTAGAGCAAGAAGAAAACGTTGAATCAAACGTGCAAAAGGTTACTATGGAACTAAACATTCTTCATACAAAAAAGCACACGAACAAGTAGTTCGTTCAATGGCTTACGCTTTTATCGGGCGTAAACAAAAGAAACGTGATTTTAGAAAATTATGAATCGTACGTATCAATGCAGCTGTTAGACCTTATGGTTTATCATACTCAAGATTTATGAATGGATTAAAATTAGCAAATATTGATGTTAACCGTAAAATGTTATCAGAATTAGCTATTTCAAATCCAGAACAATTTAAATTGTTAGTTGATGCAGCAAATAAAGCATTAACTGCAAACTAA
- the rpmI gene encoding 50S ribosomal protein L35: protein MPKMKSKKSLAKRVIAKKNGTLKRGKAYRSHRATGKTTKQKRHLEKSTIVHVTDMKRIKGLLQK from the coding sequence ATGCCAAAAATGAAATCAAAAAAATCATTAGCAAAAAGAGTTATTGCTAAAAAAAACGGTACTTTAAAAAGAGGTAAAGCTTACAGATCTCACCGTGCTACAGGTAAAACTACAAAACAAAAACGTCACTTAGAAAAATCAACAATCGTTCATGTAACAGACATGAAACGTATTAAAGGTTTATTACAAAAATAA
- the infC gene encoding translation initiation factor IF-3: MDQKRNNSKPIKNQDPINTFIKAREVLIIGNNGEKLGPLKRNDAIKLAEEKGLDLMQVGQQPDGLAICKILDYGKFKYQQQKKNKEAKKNQVKVENKEIRLTVNIGQHDLVTKAKKAREFLEAGDRVKISLKFKGREIAYMDLGKETMNRFYKEIEDVAKIEKEAKLNSRFLDMYVVPKK; encoded by the coding sequence ATGGATCAAAAAAGAAACAATTCAAAACCTATTAAAAATCAAGACCCAATAAACACTTTCATTAAAGCTAGAGAAGTTTTAATCATTGGAAACAATGGAGAAAAACTAGGACCTTTAAAAAGAAACGATGCTATTAAATTAGCAGAAGAAAAAGGTTTAGATTTAATGCAAGTAGGTCAACAACCTGATGGTTTAGCAATTTGTAAAATCTTAGATTATGGTAAATTTAAATACCAACAACAAAAGAAAAACAAAGAAGCTAAGAAGAACCAAGTGAAGGTTGAAAACAAAGAAATTAGATTAACAGTAAATATTGGTCAACATGATTTAGTAACAAAAGCTAAAAAAGCTAGAGAGTTTTTAGAAGCTGGTGATAGAGTTAAAATTTCTTTGAAATTTAAAGGTAGAGAAATCGCATACATGGATTTAGGTAAAGAGACAATGAACAGATTCTACAAAGAAATTGAAGATGTAGCTAAAATTGAAAAAGAAGCTAAATTAAATTCAAGATTCTTAGACATGTACGTTGTGCCAAAGAAATAA
- a CDS encoding PTS sugar transporter subunit IIA — MGLFRKKSKLVEIYAPVDGEVVGLDKVEDEVFNGKMMGDGLAIVPANGEFVSPITGELASVFPTKHAYGFREKSGVEVLVHIGLDTVNLDGEGFESFVKQGDKVSQGDPMVNVDLKFVKPKVPSITTPIIVTNPNGKEIKIVKMGKVKKGELIATVD, encoded by the coding sequence ATGGGATTATTTAGAAAAAAAAGCAAACTTGTTGAAATCTATGCACCAGTTGATGGAGAAGTTGTAGGATTAGACAAAGTTGAAGACGAAGTTTTCAATGGTAAAATGATGGGAGACGGTTTAGCAATTGTTCCTGCAAATGGTGAATTTGTTTCACCAATTACAGGTGAATTAGCAAGTGTATTCCCAACAAAACATGCCTACGGATTCAGAGAAAAATCAGGAGTTGAAGTTTTAGTTCACATTGGATTAGATACTGTTAACCTTGATGGAGAAGGATTTGAATCTTTTGTTAAACAAGGAGATAAAGTAAGTCAAGGAGATCCAATGGTTAATGTTGATTTAAAATTCGTTAAACCAAAAGTACCTTCAATTACAACACCAATCATCGTAACTAACCCAAATGGTAAAGAAATTAAAATTGTAAAAATGGGAAAAGTTAAAAAAGGTGAATTAATCGCAACTGTTGATTAA
- a CDS encoding formate/nitrite transporter family protein, translated as MIMYVLVLFYFAIGGYQHCVANWFGAWMLILRAIANSNIKHANMAWAFVVFNIILSLIGNFIGALIIGTFMGLFNKEFDVLLVQEARMKFLTEEIERIENKKIISFEIIFLAS; from the coding sequence ATGATAATGTATGTTCTAGTATTATTCTACTTTGCAATTGGTGGATACCAACACTGTGTTGCTAACTGATTTGGAGCATGAATGTTAATCTTAAGAGCAATAGCTAATTCAAATATTAAACATGCAAATATGGCATGAGCATTTGTTGTTTTCAACATTATTCTATCATTAATAGGTAACTTTATTGGTGCTCTAATTATTGGAACATTTATGGGTTTATTTAATAAAGAGTTTGATGTTTTACTAGTTCAAGAAGCAAGAATGAAATTCTTAACTGAAGAAATTGAAAGAATTGAAAATAAAAAAATAATCTCATTCGAGATTATTTTTTTGGCCTCTTAA
- a CDS encoding ABC transporter permease, translating into MKLSKLKKEYRVFSMLFVIQTKHWFKNPLNIFLGVFISLYTMLCWLAFKNNDPFLLVSGICVAMTRNSMYIYLRTIIDWRNKNFTDKINMTDINNKTKHLSLLAFNLVSTFLICLLLFSISMALFPAQWSYLDNMNGLMMLFGLAICWITCYVIALFLYTFISNSKWAVMIGLLIYFSTMYFLGLGFPFARIVQQKWLNYLLYAHPMRYSINIVQAGFVNAPDFNFIDTSEGTKLSVDFGYGGKGWLAYLLATLTTIGYIICLVLKRVVDWNYKYKSKNKIKRLRAESKQYIKAIIETNDIEFLNRLREDRRQKD; encoded by the coding sequence ATGAAACTAAGTAAGTTAAAAAAAGAATACCGCGTTTTTAGTATGTTGTTTGTTATTCAAACAAAACATTGATTTAAAAACCCTTTAAATATATTCTTGGGTGTATTTATTTCGTTATATACAATGCTTTGTTGATTAGCTTTTAAAAATAATGATCCTTTCTTATTGGTTTCAGGAATATGTGTAGCGATGACTAGAAATTCTATGTATATTTACTTAAGAACTATTATTGATTGAAGAAATAAAAACTTTACTGACAAAATTAATATGACTGATATTAATAATAAGACAAAACACTTATCATTATTAGCATTTAATTTAGTATCAACATTTTTAATATGTTTATTATTATTCTCAATATCAATGGCATTATTTCCAGCGCAATGATCATATTTAGATAATATGAATGGATTAATGATGTTATTTGGTTTGGCAATTTGTTGAATTACATGTTATGTAATTGCATTATTCTTATATACATTTATCTCAAACTCAAAATGAGCTGTAATGATTGGTTTATTAATTTATTTTTCAACAATGTACTTTTTAGGATTGGGATTTCCATTTGCAAGAATTGTTCAACAAAAATGATTAAACTACTTATTATATGCACATCCAATGAGATATTCAATTAACATTGTTCAAGCTGGTTTTGTTAATGCTCCTGACTTTAATTTTATCGATACAAGCGAAGGAACTAAACTGAGCGTTGACTTTGGATATGGTGGAAAGGGCTGATTAGCTTACTTATTAGCAACATTAACAACAATTGGGTATATAATTTGTTTAGTATTAAAAAGAGTTGTTGATTGAAACTATAAATACAAATCAAAAAATAAAATTAAAAGATTACGTGCAGAGTCAAAACAATATATCAAAGCCATTATTGAAACAAATGATATAGAGTTTTTAAATCGACTAAGAGAAGATAGAAGGCAAAAGGACTAA
- a CDS encoding KGK domain-containing protein: MFLKVVDKNKAITFDNKIFKINPIKNGPHSTFVITFLCDSNNIAKTININVTIIFIIQLKHKIEPYNTFFETGVVSKFLTSLVSLQSASVKFKLYCEFLIDEIPIAEAKTKLSAKSPDSASCGLKATQHNIVTVVKTIPKIILIGSVI; encoded by the coding sequence TTGTTTTTAAAAGTTGTTGATAAAAATAAAGCCATTACATTTGATAATAAAATATTTAAAATAAATCCTATTAAGAATGGTCCTCATTCAACATTTGTAATAACTTTTCTTTGTGATTCAAATAACATCGCTAAAACAATCAATATTAATGTAACAATAATATTTATAATTCAGTTAAAACATAAAATTGAACCATATAACACTTTTTTTGAAACGGGTGTTGTTAGTAAATTTCTTACAAGTCTTGTTTCTCTTCAATCTGCTAGTGTTAAATTTAAATTATATTGTGAATTTCTAATAGATGAAATACCAATTGCAGAAGCTAAAACAAAACTATCAGCTAAAAGCCCTGATTCAGCATCGTGTGGTTTAAAAGCAACTCAACATAACATTGTAACTGTTGTTAAAACAATTCCTAAAATAATATTAATAGGATCAGTTATATAG
- a CDS encoding ATP-binding cassette domain-containing protein has product MKENTPIVELSNVSKIYNKEVWALKKIDLKLYRGECVSLLGSNGSGKTTLLRIIANNLKNTTGTINYNFEEENILKAISIQKREQAWPNGFKVKDINDLWIRIYEMADLEWINKLKDVFGVNEIEEKYLSKLSIVKLQVYAIFLSFISKPELVLIDELSSDIDFKYEEKITNFFKEYLAAGNTIILNHPSYYFLENLTDRVVYLNDGEIFDDLSIKEVKKEYKSVMEYTKSIFKEELIVEKKLKNKSKFFSTMNTKTEAYCNNLQTIIEELENQENYNEKVLNRLKEVYFSILDLKTSIDNLSISYINKTSIKIISKKIKTTIKIINKLTINYRYKKYHKLLNTIEKFLTKELKRTFANDKVIVNGDVLSITMSESEKKQLEKLKEKYIKEEQKNIRRKILKQQFKKQNEVKLKTAVNQTSANEEIHDEI; this is encoded by the coding sequence ATGAAAGAAAATACACCAATAGTTGAATTATCTAATGTCTCAAAAATTTATAACAAAGAAGTTTGAGCATTAAAGAAAATCGACTTGAAACTATACCGTGGTGAATGTGTATCTTTACTTGGATCAAATGGTAGTGGTAAAACAACTTTATTAAGAATCATTGCAAACAATTTAAAAAACACAACTGGAACAATTAATTATAACTTTGAAGAAGAAAACATTTTAAAAGCGATTAGTATTCAAAAAAGAGAACAAGCTTGACCAAATGGTTTTAAAGTAAAAGATATTAATGATTTATGAATCAGAATTTATGAAATGGCTGACTTAGAATGAATTAATAAACTTAAAGATGTTTTTGGCGTAAATGAGATTGAAGAAAAATATCTTTCAAAATTATCAATCGTAAAATTACAAGTTTATGCAATCTTTTTATCTTTTATTTCAAAACCTGAATTAGTTTTAATTGACGAATTATCATCAGATATTGATTTTAAATATGAAGAAAAAATTACAAACTTTTTTAAAGAATATTTAGCTGCAGGAAACACTATTATTTTAAACCACCCAAGTTATTATTTCTTAGAGAATTTAACAGATAGAGTAGTTTACCTTAACGATGGTGAAATTTTTGATGATCTTTCAATTAAAGAAGTTAAAAAAGAATATAAATCAGTAATGGAATATACAAAATCAATCTTTAAAGAAGAACTTATTGTTGAAAAGAAATTAAAAAACAAATCTAAATTTTTTTCAACAATGAATACAAAAACAGAAGCATATTGTAATAATTTACAAACAATTATCGAAGAGCTAGAAAATCAAGAAAATTATAATGAAAAAGTATTAAACAGATTAAAAGAAGTTTATTTCAGTATTCTTGATTTAAAAACAAGCATTGATAACCTTTCAATTTCTTACATTAATAAAACATCAATTAAAATCATTTCTAAAAAAATTAAAACTACAATTAAAATTATTAATAAATTAACTATTAATTATCGATACAAAAAGTATCACAAGTTATTAAATACTATTGAAAAGTTCTTGACTAAAGAATTAAAAAGAACTTTTGCAAATGATAAAGTTATTGTAAATGGTGATGTTTTAAGCATTACAATGTCTGAATCAGAAAAAAAACAATTAGAAAAACTTAAAGAAAAATACATTAAAGAAGAGCAAAAAAATATTAGAAGAAAAATCTTAAAACAACAATTCAAAAAACAAAATGAAGTTAAATTAAAAACTGCTGTAAATCAAACTTCTGCAAATGAGGAAATTCACGATGAAATCTAA